The following are encoded in a window of Campylobacter concisus ATCC 51562 genomic DNA:
- a CDS encoding tetratricopeptide repeat protein translates to MAEEEVVVLKPPGEQAEQAPEEAKAETPEEIVSLESIASEGVLQDESIPEPIPVKKSNKKLFIVAGVVALVLIILIVVLLVILLKKDKKENIDTASIVKNIENNYQTQNFGASKIDEMINKANQLYERGNKFEALKIYENIAVYNQSLSNYNLGVSQMKQERCDEAIVSFNKAITDRENTAVSAINAAVCSLELNSTKNFNYYIGLADSFLQYENNSPLYSYYYALINYYKGNYYEALQALSHPNTADYKNEYAYLSAKILSLLGDDERAIAKLESQKAFKADFTLAQLYARLGKYDKARDYLTKASKNTPNIDLIKMTEALIDLKTSDYGDAAAFIKDVYDYNASLPSKIYKIKTILKPDLFDVSLAQAHFSDDMFFDRTRRYETLFYFAPYKVFDAKQSIEQIRKGGVSVFLDDTSAANDYLSQSAAASKVNAKLSEAIAKALSYRLKEANKEFEELASTYPNHSILQYNLALSYAQLGNFSLAAKHFIASYHQDVNNHLAGIFGAICLDINRNLNPKLIEEIGENLENDKSLKPVNLYASLLSLVNGNQSAMIRWLEEPKEQTMLNLAFDIIIAKVTNNDELMAKKADELLKILPNDIIANILNFISKNKEQNVKEYAKAIQIHFNGKQLDSNAFYHGADIIKKQYIKLLQISGLLTRERDKLRAELKNAPKNINLIQTLAYIDIFTNDFEESYKLYNQAIDEFKVNDASTLFLASVAATGAGKVSNAIALLELTKLNDASAIENRIALGLMYQQIDNIKAALIQYSKIGNVEYESEFYDFEIDNE, encoded by the coding sequence GTGGCTGAAGAAGAGGTTGTAGTTTTAAAACCACCTGGCGAGCAAGCAGAGCAAGCACCTGAAGAGGCAAAAGCTGAGACACCTGAAGAGATCGTCTCGCTTGAGAGTATCGCAAGTGAAGGTGTACTACAAGATGAGAGCATCCCAGAGCCAATCCCTGTAAAAAAGAGCAATAAAAAGCTCTTTATAGTAGCAGGTGTGGTCGCTCTAGTGCTTATTATCTTGATAGTGGTTTTGCTAGTTATCTTGCTAAAGAAAGACAAAAAAGAGAACATAGATACTGCAAGTATCGTAAAAAATATAGAAAACAACTACCAAACGCAAAATTTCGGCGCTTCAAAGATCGATGAAATGATAAATAAGGCCAATCAGCTCTACGAGCGTGGCAATAAATTTGAGGCTCTAAAAATTTATGAAAACATAGCTGTTTATAACCAGTCACTTTCAAACTACAACCTCGGCGTTTCGCAGATGAAACAAGAAAGATGTGATGAGGCGATCGTATCTTTTAACAAAGCTATAACCGATAGAGAAAACACGGCGGTTAGTGCGATAAACGCAGCCGTTTGCTCACTCGAGCTAAATAGCACCAAAAATTTTAACTACTATATAGGACTTGCTGATTCATTTTTGCAGTATGAGAACAACTCGCCACTTTATAGCTATTACTACGCACTTATAAACTATTATAAAGGCAACTATTACGAGGCGCTTCAAGCGCTTTCTCATCCAAATACTGCGGATTATAAAAATGAATATGCGTATTTAAGTGCAAAGATTTTATCACTTCTTGGAGATGATGAAAGAGCAATAGCCAAACTTGAGAGCCAAAAGGCATTTAAGGCCGACTTCACGCTAGCACAGCTCTATGCAAGACTTGGCAAATACGACAAGGCAAGGGATTATTTAACAAAAGCTTCTAAGAATACGCCAAATATCGATCTTATCAAGATGACTGAGGCGCTAATTGATCTAAAAACTTCTGACTATGGCGACGCGGCTGCATTTATCAAAGATGTTTACGACTACAATGCTTCTTTGCCAAGTAAAATTTACAAGATAAAAACGATACTAAAGCCTGATCTTTTTGATGTCAGCCTAGCTCAGGCACACTTTAGTGATGATATGTTTTTTGATAGAACAAGGCGCTATGAGACGCTTTTCTACTTCGCACCCTACAAGGTCTTTGACGCAAAACAGAGCATCGAGCAGATAAGAAAAGGCGGCGTTAGCGTCTTTTTAGACGATACATCAGCAGCAAACGACTATCTTAGCCAAAGTGCAGCTGCTTCAAAAGTAAATGCAAAACTTAGTGAAGCTATTGCAAAAGCACTAAGCTACCGCTTAAAAGAAGCAAATAAAGAGTTTGAAGAGCTAGCTAGCACTTATCCAAATCACTCTATCTTGCAATACAACCTCGCCCTAAGCTACGCTCAGCTTGGAAATTTTAGCCTTGCAGCAAAACACTTCATAGCAAGCTATCACCAGGATGTAAATAACCATCTTGCAGGTATTTTTGGGGCGATTTGTCTAGATATAAATAGAAATTTAAACCCAAAACTCATTGAGGAGATCGGCGAAAATTTAGAAAATGACAAGAGTTTAAAGCCTGTAAATTTATACGCCTCGCTTCTAAGCCTGGTTAACGGCAACCAAAGTGCGATGATAAGATGGCTTGAAGAGCCAAAAGAACAGACAATGCTAAATTTAGCCTTTGATATTATCATCGCAAAAGTAACAAACAATGACGAGCTAATGGCAAAGAAAGCTGATGAGCTACTAAAAATTTTACCAAATGATATTATTGCAAATATCTTAAATTTCATCTCGAAAAACAAAGAGCAAAATGTCAAAGAGTATGCAAAAGCGATTCAAATTCACTTTAATGGCAAGCAGCTTGATTCAAACGCTTTCTATCACGGCGCTGATATCATCAAAAAGCAATACATCAAGCTACTTCAAATTTCAGGCCTACTTACAAGAGAGCGTGATAAGTTAAGAGCCGAGCTAAAAAATGCTCCAAAGAATATAAATTTAATCCAAACTCTAGCCTACATCGATATCTTTACAAATGACTTTGAAGAAAGCTATAAACTTTATAATCAAGCAATCGATGAGTTTAAAGTAAATGACGCTAGCACATTGTTTTTAGCATCTGTGGCTGCAACAGGAGCTGGAAAAGTATCAAACGCGATCGCACTTTTAGAGCTAACAAAACTAAATGATGCTAGTGCTATCGAAAATAGAATAGCTCTTGGCCTAATGTATCAGCAGATAGACAATATAAAAGCAGCTCTTATACAATACAGCAAAATAGGAAATGTTGAGTATGAAAGCGAATTTTACGACTTTGAGATAGATAATGAGTGA
- a CDS encoding DUF2920 family protein: MLVDGGYEISSCDDIELGIKRSSPLSFYSCYDNAKDAKALLVIIPGLGEDSDLGYRANLMRTMAETYDVACISVDYHCIGNRPQLGAKFGLDDIDREILTRELSSIGINLPIDLKSIDCHEKVDLLLKFLSKEITIRKERGILPADFRLNASITMVPTKNEYQNFGVMQALDVLNAVLYTKKYINSAKFEHLPVIIVGSSHGGYLAHMCAKIAPWLVDAVIDNSSYAIFLWRLIGFGKEIDFTNYFCFGTGILYQNLYLYFFDKTYWTLNEKSPYYFIDAREEIRNILNLDHLNVQSSYKKPIYVSYHCICDKEIAPAKDKIELYEALKKLKFNATLHMIKDESEVDGKFIKFLGHGMGMSYKLLLQKELPSMMEKILSQKNKKSGKSIEYKCGDMIYKFSEVLDQINLEILDIA, encoded by the coding sequence ATGCTAGTTGATGGAGGCTATGAAATTTCATCTTGTGATGATATTGAACTTGGTATAAAAAGAAGCTCTCCTCTCTCCTTTTATTCCTGTTATGACAATGCCAAGGATGCAAAAGCTCTTTTGGTGATTATCCCTGGGCTTGGAGAAGACTCTGACCTTGGATATAGAGCTAATCTCATGCGAACCATGGCAGAGACTTATGATGTTGCATGCATTAGTGTGGATTATCACTGTATAGGCAACCGCCCACAGCTTGGGGCGAAATTTGGACTTGATGATATAGATCGCGAAATCTTAACAAGAGAACTATCAAGTATAGGTATAAATTTACCAATTGATCTGAAAAGTATCGACTGCCACGAGAAGGTTGATTTGCTGCTTAAATTTCTTAGCAAAGAGATTACTATTCGAAAAGAGAGAGGTATTTTACCGGCTGATTTTAGACTAAATGCTAGCATTACGATGGTACCGACAAAAAATGAATATCAAAATTTTGGTGTTATGCAAGCATTAGATGTGCTAAATGCCGTGCTTTATACAAAAAAATATATAAATAGTGCCAAATTTGAGCATCTACCAGTGATAATAGTAGGCAGCTCACATGGTGGATATCTGGCACATATGTGTGCTAAGATCGCTCCATGGCTAGTTGATGCCGTGATAGATAATAGCTCTTATGCCATTTTTTTATGGCGTCTTATTGGCTTTGGTAAAGAGATAGATTTTACTAACTATTTTTGTTTTGGTACTGGCATTTTGTATCAAAATTTATATCTTTATTTTTTTGATAAGACCTACTGGACGCTTAATGAAAAATCACCATACTATTTTATTGACGCAAGAGAAGAGATAAGAAACATCCTAAATTTAGATCATTTAAATGTTCAGAGTAGCTATAAAAAGCCAATTTACGTGAGCTATCACTGTATTTGTGATAAAGAAATAGCTCCAGCAAAGGATAAAATCGAGCTTTACGAGGCTCTTAAGAAACTTAAATTTAACGCAACACTACATATGATAAAAGATGAGAGTGAGGTTGATGGCAAATTTATAAAGTTTTTAGGGCATGGAATGGGGATGTCTTATAAACTACTTTTACAAAAAGAGCTTCCCAGTATGATGGAGAAAATTTTATCTCAAAAAAACAAAAAGAGTGGTAAGAGTATTGAGTATAAATGTGGTGATATGATCTATAAATTTAGTGAAGTCTTAGATCAAATAAATCTTGAAATTTTAGATATTGCTTAG
- a CDS encoding TlpA family protein disulfide reductase: MRYKILFLCLVSALVMGCVKQYEKHHITLNDSSGIDTQFFPTEKRLKIGDKPYMLFFFGTDCGVCKAAIPDLNTLEKEYGKEVQFIGVLGPSKGFDKDIELLKEHNITFKTTSDKVSVDYFSKAVGGVMGVPVIYFFDKDGKMRSKFIGLTPKSVLESAIRSLL, encoded by the coding sequence ATGAGATATAAAATTTTATTTTTATGTCTAGTCTCAGCCCTAGTTATGGGCTGCGTCAAGCAGTATGAGAAGCATCACATTACGCTAAATGACTCAAGTGGCATTGATACGCAGTTTTTCCCAACAGAAAAGAGGCTAAAGATAGGCGATAAGCCATATATGCTATTTTTCTTTGGCACTGACTGCGGAGTGTGCAAGGCCGCAATACCTGACCTAAATACGCTTGAAAAAGAGTATGGTAAAGAGGTTCAATTCATTGGTGTTTTAGGGCCTAGTAAGGGTTTTGATAAAGATATTGAGCTTTTAAAAGAGCACAACATCACCTTTAAAACTACTAGCGATAAGGTTTCAGTTGATTACTTTAGCAAGGCAGTTGGTGGCGTCATGGGCGTGCCAGTTATCTATTTTTTTGATAAAGATGGTAAGATGCGATCAAAATTTATCGGTCTTACACCAAAAAGCGTACTTGAAAGTGCTATAAGATCGCTCTTGTAG
- a CDS encoding ABC transporter ATP-binding protein codes for MQNALELKNICKIFGDVKALDDINFEVKKGEWVSVMGPSGSGKSTLVNILSLMDTPSSGTYMLGGDDASNLNADDTLKFRREKIGLIFQQFHLVPYLSALENVMIAQYYHSSVDEEDAKKALEAVGLSHRLTHRPSQLSGGEQQRLCIARSLINDPEILIADEPTGNLDEANERVILDLFCKLRKEGKTILLVTHNPDLGEYGDKIVYLRHGKLEKIRTIENPKVPNEI; via the coding sequence ATGCAAAATGCACTAGAATTAAAAAATATTTGTAAAATTTTTGGCGATGTTAAAGCACTTGATGATATAAATTTTGAGGTTAAAAAAGGTGAGTGGGTCAGCGTCATGGGGCCAAGTGGTAGTGGTAAGAGTACGCTTGTAAATATCCTTTCACTAATGGATACTCCAAGTAGTGGCACTTATATGCTTGGTGGCGATGATGCGAGCAATCTAAATGCTGACGATACACTTAAATTTAGACGCGAGAAAATCGGTCTTATTTTTCAGCAGTTTCACTTAGTGCCATATCTTAGCGCACTTGAAAATGTGATGATCGCTCAGTACTATCACAGCTCAGTTGATGAAGAAGACGCTAAAAAGGCACTTGAGGCAGTTGGTCTTTCTCACAGGCTAACACACAGACCAAGTCAGCTAAGTGGTGGTGAGCAACAACGCCTTTGTATCGCACGCTCACTCATAAACGATCCTGAAATTTTAATAGCAGATGAGCCAACTGGTAACCTTGATGAAGCAAATGAAAGAGTTATACTTGATCTATTTTGCAAGCTAAGAAAAGAGGGCAAGACGATACTTCTAGTAACTCACAACCCTGATCTTGGCGAGTATGGTGATAAGATCGTATATCTAAGACACGGTAAGCTAGAGAAAATTCGCACTATTGAAAACCCAAAGGTGCCAAATGAGATATAA
- a CDS encoding ABC transporter permease, whose amino-acid sequence MTANSKFFYNTIYKSLKNGSSRVMVIVISILLGACVCAAFVNVYLDIDSKVSRELKTYGANMIFAPKDMATSDDMNEKTYNEMIAKVPKDKLLGESGYLFAQANIGPTNAIVMGTKFSNLKKVKPFLDVRDGTMINVDFDDKNVLIGVDLARQAGFKAGDDIEIRAIGSNESINVKIKGVVASGDKEDALLITSLSLAQKISNKAGKINYAEAVVLGNFDEITSLAKTISNDEIAAKPVAKVSKSEGYILEKIKLLMALVSLVILLITSMCVNTTLSAILLSRSKEIALLRAIGASKEDVLKLFGFETFVTALISALVGAFLGYLLAQILGYAIFDSSIDFRILSIPVAVIISLLFAAIAAFYPIKRALNNKMADTLRGE is encoded by the coding sequence ATGACCGCAAATAGCAAATTCTTTTACAATACAATTTATAAAAGTTTAAAAAATGGCTCATCAAGAGTAATGGTCATCGTGATCTCTATCTTACTTGGAGCATGCGTGTGTGCTGCGTTTGTTAATGTCTATCTTGACATTGACTCAAAGGTCTCACGTGAGCTAAAAACTTATGGTGCAAATATGATCTTTGCTCCAAAAGATATGGCTACAAGCGATGATATGAATGAAAAAACTTACAATGAAATGATAGCTAAAGTACCAAAAGATAAGCTTCTTGGTGAGAGCGGTTATCTCTTTGCTCAGGCAAATATCGGTCCAACAAATGCTATCGTCATGGGAACAAAATTTAGCAATCTAAAAAAAGTTAAACCATTTTTAGATGTTAGAGATGGAACGATGATAAATGTCGATTTTGACGATAAAAACGTGCTAATAGGCGTCGATTTAGCTCGTCAGGCTGGCTTTAAAGCAGGCGATGATATAGAAATTCGCGCCATTGGCTCAAATGAGAGTATAAATGTAAAGATAAAAGGCGTAGTCGCAAGTGGCGACAAAGAGGATGCGCTTTTGATCACATCACTATCTTTGGCTCAAAAAATTTCAAATAAAGCTGGCAAAATAAACTATGCTGAAGCTGTTGTACTTGGTAACTTTGATGAGATAACATCACTTGCAAAGACTATTAGTAATGATGAAATAGCTGCAAAACCAGTGGCAAAGGTCTCAAAGTCTGAGGGCTATATTTTAGAGAAAATAAAGCTATTAATGGCACTTGTTAGCCTTGTTATTTTACTCATTACTTCAATGTGCGTAAACACAACGCTTAGTGCTATCTTGCTCTCTCGCTCAAAGGAGATCGCACTTCTAAGAGCCATAGGTGCAAGCAAAGAGGATGTATTAAAGCTATTTGGCTTTGAGACATTTGTGACAGCGCTCATCTCAGCATTAGTTGGTGCATTTTTAGGATATTTACTAGCTCAAATTTTAGGTTATGCGATATTTGATTCTAGTATTGATTTTAGAATTTTAAGCATCCCAGTAGCTGTGATAATATCGCTTTTATTTGCAGCGATCGCAGCATTTTATCCGATCAAACGGGCACTTAATAATAAAATGGCAGATACATTAAGAGGAGAATGA
- a CDS encoding ABC transporter permease: MKNMQLRMIKSSITGSKVQKTMAFITILLAALLISCMLNITLKIGDQVASELRGYGSNIVVLPRGESLSIEIEGKNFTPLKSQNLLPEADIYKIKEIFWRNNIVAFAPFLETKVKDAKGDEFSFEGTYFDKNIGLKDEPEFSTGVKSLYGFWGVEGAWPKDESMDEILVGEELSKAKNLKVGDKLSLTGKNGTREVKIVGILKGASDETHKLVGSLKLAGGLSGHANSYTKAEVSAMTIPENDLSLKARRNLDNLDSAEYDKWYCSAYAGSIAFQIEENLPNVSAKASLQVSDAESNIVKKIQSLMGIVSIIALVVSAIGITSLMTSEIYRRKKEIGLLKAIGASNFEIYALFASESLVVAFFAGITGAFLGYALSYVMSYIIFSHGIGIAWIVLPISVAFALLISVVGSLMPMRNVINLLPAEVLYDRK; the protein is encoded by the coding sequence ATGAAAAATATGCAACTAAGAATGATAAAAAGCTCGATCACTGGCTCAAAGGTGCAAAAGACGATGGCGTTTATCACCATCTTGCTAGCTGCTCTTTTGATATCTTGCATGCTAAATATCACGCTAAAAATCGGTGATCAAGTGGCAAGTGAGCTTAGAGGATATGGCTCAAATATTGTCGTTTTACCGCGTGGTGAGAGCCTAAGCATCGAGATCGAAGGTAAAAATTTCACTCCACTAAAATCACAAAATTTACTCCCAGAAGCTGATATCTACAAGATAAAAGAGATCTTTTGGCGAAATAACATCGTTGCTTTTGCGCCGTTTTTAGAGACAAAGGTAAAAGACGCTAAAGGCGATGAATTTAGCTTTGAGGGGACATATTTTGATAAAAATATCGGACTAAAAGATGAGCCAGAATTTAGCACAGGTGTTAAGAGCTTGTATGGATTTTGGGGCGTTGAGGGCGCTTGGCCAAAAGATGAAAGTATGGATGAAATTTTAGTTGGCGAAGAACTTTCTAAGGCTAAAAATTTAAAAGTTGGCGACAAGCTTAGCCTTACTGGTAAAAACGGCACAAGAGAGGTTAAAATAGTTGGAATTTTAAAAGGAGCTAGTGACGAGACGCATAAGCTAGTTGGATCGCTAAAGCTTGCTGGAGGTCTCTCTGGACATGCAAACTCATACACAAAGGCTGAAGTCTCAGCTATGACGATCCCAGAAAATGACCTATCGCTAAAAGCAAGAAGAAATTTAGACAACCTTGATAGTGCAGAGTACGACAAATGGTACTGCTCAGCTTATGCAGGCTCGATCGCATTTCAGATAGAAGAAAATTTACCAAACGTTAGCGCAAAGGCGAGCCTTCAAGTCAGCGATGCAGAGAGTAACATTGTAAAGAAAATCCAAAGCCTAATGGGTATCGTTAGCATCATCGCTCTTGTGGTTTCAGCTATTGGTATAACGTCGCTAATGACAAGTGAAATTTACCGCCGTAAGAAAGAGATCGGTCTTTTAAAAGCTATAGGTGCTAGTAACTTTGAAATTTACGCCCTTTTTGCTAGCGAGAGCCTTGTGGTAGCCTTTTTTGCAGGTATCACGGGAGCATTTTTAGGATACGCACTAAGCTACGTGATGTCTTACATCATATTCTCTCACGGCATAGGCATAGCATGGATAGTGCTGCCAATAAGCGTGGCATTTGCCCTGCTTATCTCAGTCGTTGGCTCGCTAATGCCAATGAGAAACGTCATAAATTTACTACCTGCGGAGGTGCTATATGACCGCAAATAG
- a CDS encoding Fe-S-containing protein — MSIYFYQVFLALLGFTLFAALNNNGKSLKMIFLPSFLGVVAGVLIFKAARHALVDDQFKIFIDSVTLVFLLISILWIFFELKIAKIVTFFILGIGFGFGYSSSSALFPLFGGELLDTLSVISFFLMIFAMILMLFLFFFISNLKASIPSSVAKILALITLFFLLVDRSSQTALELLRAGALKISSELNSQILSISAKGIYVTEFSAYFYIVVILLLCIIALCFMPKSIDKNAFGSIKYRFTKAIRENVFDNAKFAFCSVLIALGFSLYFDLYASRPPQISEPVLVEPVGDKFIFDVDMLKDNELHRFAYITDEGKQIRFFLLNRFSDRPSPVIVFDSCMICGDMGYIKRGNDLICISCNVRIFLPSVGKEGGCNPIPMAFTFDGKNIIVDYKTIVAGANYFSKVVEKMVLDPVSHKKVSNLDSRSYLYYGRTYFFESNETQAKFEANPEKYVETNGTLK; from the coding sequence ATGTCAATTTACTTCTATCAGGTCTTTTTAGCCCTCCTTGGATTTACGCTTTTTGCTGCCTTAAATAACAATGGCAAAAGTTTAAAAATGATCTTTTTACCATCATTTCTTGGCGTTGTTGCTGGTGTGCTTATCTTTAAAGCTGCTCGTCATGCGCTTGTTGATGACCAGTTTAAAATTTTTATTGATTCTGTGACACTGGTTTTTCTACTAATTAGCATTTTATGGATATTTTTCGAGCTTAAGATAGCAAAAATCGTAACATTTTTTATTTTAGGCATCGGCTTTGGCTTTGGTTATAGCTCAAGTAGCGCATTGTTCCCGCTATTTGGCGGCGAGCTGCTTGACACGCTTTCAGTCATTAGCTTCTTTTTGATGATCTTTGCGATGATCTTGATGCTATTTTTATTTTTCTTCATTTCAAATTTAAAAGCTAGCATCCCATCATCAGTAGCTAAAATTTTAGCTCTTATCACATTATTCTTTTTACTAGTTGATAGAAGCTCACAAACTGCACTCGAGCTTTTACGTGCAGGTGCTTTAAAGATAAGTAGCGAGCTAAATTCTCAAATTTTATCTATCAGTGCAAAAGGCATCTACGTCACAGAATTTAGTGCCTATTTTTATATAGTTGTGATCCTACTTTTATGCATCATCGCGCTTTGCTTTATGCCAAAAAGTATCGATAAAAACGCATTTGGCTCTATCAAATACCGCTTTACAAAAGCCATTAGAGAAAATGTCTTTGACAATGCAAAATTTGCATTTTGTAGCGTTTTAATAGCGCTTGGCTTTTCACTTTATTTTGATCTTTACGCATCTCGCCCACCTCAAATTTCAGAGCCAGTCTTGGTTGAGCCAGTGGGAGATAAATTTATATTTGATGTTGATATGTTAAAAGATAATGAACTTCACAGATTTGCCTACATCACAGATGAGGGCAAACAGATAAGATTTTTCTTGCTAAACCGCTTTAGCGACCGCCCATCTCCAGTCATCGTCTTTGACTCGTGCATGATATGTGGTGATATGGGCTACATAAAAAGAGGCAATGACCTTATTTGTATCTCTTGTAATGTTAGAATTTTCTTGCCGTCAGTTGGCAAAGAGGGCGGTTGTAACCCGATCCCTATGGCATTTACCTTCGATGGTAAAAATATCATAGTTGATTACAAAACGATCGTCGCAGGGGCAAACTACTTTAGCAAGGTCGTTGAGAAGATGGTGCTTGACCCTGTGAGCCACAAAAAGGTGAGCAATCTTGATTCAAGATCATATTTATACTACGGACGCACATATTTCTTTGAGAGCAACGAAACTCAGGCGAAATTTGAAGCAAATCCAGAAAAATATGTAGAAACAAATGGAACGTTAAAATGA
- a CDS encoding iron transporter, giving the protein MNKILSSALALSLAAGFALAGEHPIGEPVEANGMEIAAVYLEPIDMEPKGVDLAPSLADLHLEADIHAVKGNKNGFGEGEWIPYLKINYELKNLDNGKTKKGTFMPMVASDGPHYGANVKMDTGVGNYELKFHIDNPEKQGFGRHADKETGVGKWFEPFTTTYKFQWTGGPVK; this is encoded by the coding sequence ATGAATAAAATTCTTAGTTCAGCTCTAGCATTAAGCTTAGCAGCTGGTTTTGCACTTGCTGGAGAGCACCCAATCGGCGAGCCTGTAGAGGCTAATGGCATGGAGATAGCTGCAGTTTATCTTGAGCCAATCGACATGGAGCCAAAAGGCGTTGATCTAGCTCCAAGCTTAGCTGATCTTCACCTAGAAGCTGACATCCACGCTGTAAAAGGCAACAAAAACGGCTTTGGCGAAGGCGAGTGGATCCCATATCTAAAGATCAACTATGAGCTAAAAAACCTTGATAATGGTAAAACTAAAAAAGGTACATTTATGCCTATGGTTGCAAGCGATGGCCCACACTACGGTGCTAACGTAAAAATGGATACAGGTGTTGGTAACTATGAGCTTAAATTCCACATCGACAATCCAGAGAAACAAGGCTTTGGTCGCCACGCTGACAAAGAGACTGGTGTTGGTAAATGGTTTGAGCCTTTCACAACAACTTATAAATTTCAATGGACAGGTGGTCCTGTTAAATAA